DNA from Armatimonadota bacterium:
GACGAGATCGATGATACGGCGTCCGGCCTCTTTGGCCAGTTCCATTCGCCCCTCGGTTTCCGCGAGGCGCGTGCCATTGCCGGGCAGAGCCAGGCCGATCGCTTCCATCAGGCAGTTCATCGAATTGGCGGTGAACATGCCGGAACAGGAGCCGCAACCCGGACAGCACGAGTCTTCCAGCGCCTTGAGGTCGATTTCGCTGATCTCGCCGACCTGGAACTTGCCGACCCCCTCGAAAATGGAGATAAGGTCGCCCTTGGTCCCGTCCGGCTTGATGCCTGCCCGCATCGGCCCACCGGAGACGAACACGGTGGGAATGTTGACGCGAAGCGAGCCCATCAGCATGCCCGGCGTGATCTTGTCGCAGTTGGGGATGCAGACCATGCCGTCGAAGCAGTGGGCGGTGACCATCGTCTCCACGCAGTCCGCGATCAGTTCGCGACTGGGCAGCGAGTAACGCATGCCCAAATGCCCCATCGCGATGCCGTCGTCAACCGCGATGGTGTTGAACTCGAACGGCACTCCGCCGGCCTGCCGGATCGCTTCCTTCACGTACGCGCCGAACACGTTCAGGTGCCGGTGTCCGGGAACGATGTCCACGTACGAATTGCAGACGGCGATGAACGGCTTTTTCATATCTTCGTCAGTCAGCCCGCATGCTTTCAAAAGCCCGCGATGTCCCGCACGGTCATGTCCGGACTTGATTGTATCTGATCTCATATTCTCATCCTTAAATAGGTCGGGCCTCCGTGCCCGACACCGTTCGACCGGCGTCCCGCCGGACACAGTAGGTCGGGCCTCCGCGCCCGACTCTGCGTTTCATTGATGTAATCAGTATGGGATGGATGGGGCTGCACGTGCCAAGATAACCGTTAGGGCTGTCTGTAATGGCCTGATGGTAGTCGGAAGCTCAGGAGGTCCAGCTATTGGAATCAGAACTTGCGTGTCGGGCTGACGGGATTCGGAACTGGCCGTGGGCCGGGGACCTGCCCACCGATGTGAGGATAACGCGAATCATCGGGTTCGACCTTGTGAGCCGGCGGCCCAAGTTTGTGGGCAGGAACTCGCGGTTGGGCGATCACGGCGATACGGCGACTGATCGCATGGTCCGCCTCTTCACAAACGCCGGTGTCGAGGGGCTGGGCTACTGCGCGGCGGACGAATCTGTTCTTGCAGTGATGCTTGGCACTGATCCGTTCGCCCAATTCCGCAACCCAAGCGTGGAGAACCCTCTTGCGGAAGGGACGATGCCGCTCTGGGACCTCGTCGGAAAGGCACTTGGAAAACCAGTGTACGAGTTGCTGGGCGCTCGCGGCCCGAAACGCGTGCCGGCGTACGATGGGTCCATCTACTTCGCCGACCTGATCCCGGAATATGCTGGCAACTGGCCGGAGCGGTTCCGCTGGGAGATCGACCTCGGCCGCAAGCAGGGCCACACGGCGTTCAAGGTCAAGATCGGCCGGGGGGCGAAATGGATGCCCGCCGAGGAAGGCTTCGAGCGCGACAAGGCGGTACTGACGACGATCCGCGAGGACGCCGGGCCGGAGGCCGTCATCGGAGTCGACGCAAACAACGGCTACGACCTGGCGCGAACGAAGCGCTTTCTTACGGAAACGGCCGACCTCAATCTGGCGTTCATTGAGGAGATGTTTCCCGAGGACGTTGAACAGAACCTCGAACTGCAGGCGTTCCTCAAAGAGCACGGCCTCGGTGCCTTGGTCTGCGATGGCGAGACTCAGGACACCCTGGAGCCGTTACGCCCGCTCATGGAGGCCGGCGCCGTGGACATCTATCAGGCGGATATGCGGCGTTTCGGCATCGAAGGCATCCTAACGGAGGCGGCCTGGGCGGAGGAATGCGGTCTGAAGGTGGCGCCGCACAATTGGGGCTCGCTTATCGGCTACATCATGATCCTGCATATCGGCCGCGAAATTCCCAATTTCTACATGGCGGAACACGATCCGCTGGACACGGACGTACTGATCGCCGAGGGCTATGATCTGGAAAACGGCCTGGCAACGGTCCCGGCGACTCCGGGGTTCGGCCTGGCGCTGGACGAAGAACGGTTCGCGGCCGGCGTGAATCCGAGGTTCGATCTGCTGGCGTGAACACAAGAGCGCGCGAGCATTCCACCGACTGAAGTCGGTGGGATACGCGTCGGAGAAACCACCCATGACATCTGAAACGCAAGTCTACGAGCACGCCCTGTGCGAGCACCTGGATACGATGGTGTACCGGATGAAGCTCATTCCGGCGGATAAATGGGACTGGTCGCCTGCCGTTTATGTGCCGTCCGCGCGCGTGATTGCGCGGCATACGTGGTCTTGGCTGCGTTGCGATCGCCAACATATTCTTGAGACCGACTGTTCGCGTCACGAGAGGATTCCCGAACTGGGTGCTCAGGGTGAGTTATCCCTCGCGCTGACCGAGGAGACGGCGGCATGGCGGTCCCTTTTGCGAGGTATGACTGCGGAACGGCTGGCGGAGCCACGCGCGCAGTTCGGTACGTTCGCGGTGAACGTTCGGTGGTTCGTCTACCACATGATCCAGCACGTGGTCTATAAGTCCGGGCAGCTCGCGGAGCTGTTCTTCGCGCTTGGCCTGGACGGTCTGGAGCCTTACGACGCTCCGTGGCCGAACGCCTGCTATGATTCACTCGCGCGAGCTCTGGCGGACCCGCTGCGTCGCGCGCTGATCGAGGGAGACCTCCCGGGACTTGACCGCGCCGTGGCAAACGGCGCCGATCTCAACGGGCGCAATACGGATGGCGAGACGCCTCTGCTGCTCGCCGTGGCATTGGGAAACGCCCCAGCCGTCGATCTGCTGCTACGCCTGGGGGCCGATGCGGCCGCGCAAGACTCTCGCGGCAAGACCGCCCTCGACTGGGCGGTGTACCTGACGCACTCTGACATTGCCGGGCTGATTCAGCGCGCGCTGGCCGTCTGACCTCGGCGCTTCCTCACCCGATACCGCCGCCCTGAATGCCGCCACACGATGGCTCAGGATCTCCATCTGGGTTTCCATTGTCCGATCCTCCGTCATTGATGTCATTCAATGTGGAGTATCAAACAGCGATCCTATCCCTGCCCTAAGGCGCACCTAAGCTTCCACCGGGCTGATCCCCCGTTGTCAGGGGTTGCTCAGGTACTCCGTGATCTGGCGGACCCGTTCGGTGCGGCCCCGCCTGCGATTGATGTTGAGCAGGAGCTGCATCGGGGGAACCGGAACCTCCCGGCCTTCCCAGATGGCCGTTTCCAGGTGCGATGCCGCGTAAGGGCCGGAGTCGGAGGGACCGGAGCCATCCGGTTCCGGGGTGTCAAGGCAGTTCTGGGTCATGAACGCCATCGATATCCTGCAGCCGTGAAACGCCTCTCCATATGCTGCCGCCACCCAGCCTTCGCATTCCATGAGCGGTTGAAAGGTGTCGGGGCCGAACAGATCACGTACTCGCGGAAGGTCGGACACCTGAGGAAACACCACGTCCACCCCGCGTGGAACGACGT
Protein-coding regions in this window:
- a CDS encoding enolase C-terminal domain-like protein, which gives rise to MESELACRADGIRNWPWAGDLPTDVRITRIIGFDLVSRRPKFVGRNSRLGDHGDTATDRMVRLFTNAGVEGLGYCAADESVLAVMLGTDPFAQFRNPSVENPLAEGTMPLWDLVGKALGKPVYELLGARGPKRVPAYDGSIYFADLIPEYAGNWPERFRWEIDLGRKQGHTAFKVKIGRGAKWMPAEEGFERDKAVLTTIREDAGPEAVIGVDANNGYDLARTKRFLTETADLNLAFIEEMFPEDVEQNLELQAFLKEHGLGALVCDGETQDTLEPLRPLMEAGAVDIYQADMRRFGIEGILTEAAWAEECGLKVAPHNWGSLIGYIMILHIGREIPNFYMAEHDPLDTDVLIAEGYDLENGLATVPATPGFGLALDEERFAAGVNPRFDLLA
- a CDS encoding ankyrin repeat domain-containing protein, encoding MTSETQVYEHALCEHLDTMVYRMKLIPADKWDWSPAVYVPSARVIARHTWSWLRCDRQHILETDCSRHERIPELGAQGELSLALTEETAAWRSLLRGMTAERLAEPRAQFGTFAVNVRWFVYHMIQHVVYKSGQLAELFFALGLDGLEPYDAPWPNACYDSLARALADPLRRALIEGDLPGLDRAVANGADLNGRNTDGETPLLLAVALGNAPAVDLLLRLGADAAAQDSRGKTALDWAVYLTHSDIAGLIQRALAV